ACCTTTGGAAGTTTATCATAGGTTATTTCTGCATCATTATCTTCAATTAAGGTTTTTAAACTGGAGGCGGTATACTCAATGATTTCTTCAGTGTTAGTTGGCTTAAACACTTTTCCTCTTGATACTACCCTTGAATACTGAAGTAAATCCTTAATCATTTCCTGCATCCTGGTTGAAGCGTCAACAATGTAATCCATGAACTCATCAGAATCTTCATCGATTTTGTTTTTATATCGTTTTGCTAAAAGCTGTGTGAAACTTGCAATGGTTCTAAGCGGTTCCTGTAGATCGTGGGATGTTACATATGCAAACTGTTGAAATTCTTCATTTGAACGATTTAAATCTGCGGTAAGTTTTTTCAACTGTTTTTCATAAATATCCTTTTGAGATTCTACAGAATCTTCTAATTTTGAAATATATATGCTGAATTCTTCATTGGTATTTTCTAAGTTGATTATCTTTTGATTTAATTCTTCAACTCTCAATTTTTTAGCATCTAATAGCTCTTTGGATTCTTTTTGCTTTCTTAGAACTTCGTTAACGCGTTTTTCAAATAATTTTTCAGAATTCTCATACTTTAAAAGGATTTCTTTGGACTCGTCATTGGATTTTTCAAGTTCAATAACTTTTTGATTTAAGTTTTCAATTTCTGAATTGGAGGTAGCTACTATTTCTGCAGCGTTTTTAAGTTCACTAATATCACGATTTATGAGTACATATTCTATGGAAGGACCATTATTATCACGTTTAGCTATAATTGTGCTCTTTATATTAAGGGGGCTGCCGTCTTTACTGTAATGAATATACTCAGAATTTAAATATTCGTTAGTTCTCAAGTACTCTAAATCTTTGAGCCGTTCTATAGGGCTTTCTTTAGATTTAAATACATTATAAACAACTTTTCCAATTACTTCGTCTTCTTTCCAGCCGTATATATTCTTGGCAGCGTCGTTCCACATTTTTACTCTTAATTTGCCATCAACCACAATTACTGCATCACTGACATTATCTATAATCTCATCATTGAGATTCGACGTATTTTCATTTTTGGTAGTTTCCAGCTCTTTAGCATGAGTTTCAATTAAATTCTTAATAAATTTCTCATTTTCTATCTTAGAGTCTTCATATTTGGAAATAATTTCTTTGAATTTATCATTGATTTTTTCAAGCTCAGCAATTTTTTGATCCTTCTTTTTAGCTTCCAAATTTTTGATATTTAACAACTCTTCTGCTGCTACTTGCTTTTCCAGGATTTCATTAACCTGTTTTCCAACAGATTCTTCACTTTCAGAAGTTTCATATTTGGAAATAATTTCTTTAAGTTCCTGGTTGGTTTTTTTGAGTTCATTAATTTGTTGAGTAAGATCTTCAATTTCTAAGATAGAATTTTCGGATTCTTTTTGTTTGGATAATAAATCCTGTGCTCGATTTTCTACCAGTTTATCCAGGAAATCTCGTTGATTTTCGCTAATCGTATCTTCATTTCGTTTATAATCAGTGACATCTGTTAAACTAAGTAATATTCCTGTTACTTCGTTGTCATCTTCAACTGGTTTAATTACCCAGTCCCAATAAGTAATTCCTAATTCTGGGTGTTCGAGGGGCATGGAATATGCAAAATATGGCTTACCACTCTCAACTACGTTTTTAAATATTTTTTCGTTCCCTTTATGTGGGTACAGGTCAAAATGGTTTTTTCCCACAAAAAAATCTGGAGTTTTATTGCTTTTTTTAGCATATGCTTTATTTACCCCAATAAAATTAAAGTTTTTGTCCAGATAAGCTATCATAAAATGTGTGTGGTCAAAAATAGTTTCCAGCATCAAAGCATTTTCTGAGATTTCATTTGATAAATTCATATTATCCCCTATCTCAATTTTAAATTTTAAAGAGCCCAATATGCGAATTAGGATTGAACTAATTCAGAATTGTTGATTTATGTATATTTAATTTTCTATATATTCTTCAAGAATTCATTTTTTGAATGTATAAAAACTTTATTAATTTTTTTTATAATATTTATTACCATTTTTGGACTGTCAGTACTTTTTATTCTAAAGGTGTATGTTATTACATACCTGTTGCACTATTATGACTAAATATAAAAGTTAGTAATACTAAATTATAGGTAAGGGTGATTAAATGGAAAATATTGGAAATGTGATAATGGCGAGTGAAAGTAACTTAAAAGAAATAGAGAGTGATATCAAAAAAACTGGAAAACCATCAGATGAATCTTTGGATCAGGCAAATGAAATTCTGGATAAGTTAAATGCAGAAGTAGGTGGAATTTCAGATAATTTCATGTCTTCAGCTATAAATGAAATTATTGATCTTTATAAAAAAATACTGGAAGAATATAGATAGGACATTGCTTTGGGATCTCGAGGCGGAAAATTGCACATCTAATAATTATTTTTTCTTGTTTAATTTAAAAATCCTTATTTTTTACTTTTTATTATTTAAATTTGATAAAGTAAGTAATGCATTTGGTGCTATCTTTTAAAACAAAATTAGGCTTTATTAATTTTGAATCAGCCAATAATGTGGAATATACATTGAAAAAATTTATTAATTCGTTTAAATATAAATAACAAAAGAATTGCTTTTTATATAAAACATTACTTAGAATGCTATCATGTTTTGAGTTTTCAAGAGGGTTGTTATGGTTGTAGATGAACAAGTAGAGGAATGTCAGAATGCTTTAGAAAAGCTTATCGGTAAAAAAATTGTTGAAATTAAATTTAAGACATATGATCATGACTGCTGGAAACTTTTTATAACTACAGATAAAGATGAGCTTGTTATGACATTTTGTAAAGACTGGAAGTGCCCAGTTACTCAATACAGGGATGCTGATTATAATAAATAGTATGAATGCCGATTTAAAATATCAAAAAGATAATATAATAAATTTAAAGATTTTAATTATAAATAAACATATTAAAACTTTTAATAATTGTCATATGATAAATTCTAAATGTTTTTTCTATAAAAATGGATAACTAAAATTTTATCATGTCTTAATATTAATTAAGATAATATGCAATTACTAGAAAAATTTTCAATTGAACCTGTTAACACCAGCCTTTATGAGCTGGCTTTTCTTCATGAGTCTTATTCAAATGAAAACGGCATCGATGAATGTTATGAGAGGCTAGAATTTTTAGGTGATGCTGTTCTTGAGATAGCGGTTTCTGAATTTTTATACAATATGGATTCTAATTTAACTGAAGGTGAATTAACAAGTTTACGTTCAAATTATGTATGTAAAAAAGCACTTCATGTTTATTCTATGGAACTGGGCCTGGATCAGTACATAAAATTAGGGGCTGGTCAAGAATTAACCCGTCGTGAAGTCGATTCAATTATCAGCGATGTATTTGAATCATTTATAGGGGCTTTATATCTTGATTTAGGCCTGGATACTGTGAAGGAATTCCTTTCCAAAACAGTTATACCTCATATAAAAAATAAGGACATCTTTTTTTGTGATTATAAATCCAAATTAAAGCAGTTATGTGATCAAAGTGGTGTAGATGTGGTTTATGAGTTAATACTGGAGGAAGGGGAACCTCATGATAAAACATTTGGTATGGCTGCCGTTATCAACGGTAAGAACTATGGAACAGGTACTGGTGGAAGTAAAAAAGAAGCCCAGCAAAACGCTGCCAAAATTGCACTGGATAACCTTTAAATTATTATATTTATGTTGTCAGGTGTAATATTGTTCATTTTTATATAATAAGTATATATTTGATTTATTGATGGATAAACGTGTTTTATATTATTTATTTTTTTAATTATCCGTATTAGCGATAATTTTCAAATTAGTTTAATCTTTTGGGATATATTCTATTTTTAAAAAAGAAAAATTGTAAATAATTTTTAATCAAATAATAATACTATATGTGGGATGCAATATAACTAGGTTTAATGGAGGAAAAACTTGCCTAAATACCTTTTTGATTACTTAAATGAATTTGAGGACTTCAAGAAAGATGAGAAAACAGCGGTTATAACAGATATAGATGGTACTATAAGTAAAATAGTTTTAGATCCCTATGAAGCCACTATAACTCAGATCATGAGGGCTACACTTGAAAAACTTGTAGGTAAGTTCCAGTTAGTTGGTATTATAACTGGAAGGAACGTTAAAAACGCTAAAGAGATGCTTGAAGTAGATGGATTGCTTTATATTGGAAGCCATGGGCTCGAATATTTAAAGGATGATGAAATTCATATTGAACCTGAAGTAGAAGAGTATTTGCCCATTATACAGAAGATTGCTCAAAATATCCAGACTGAAGAGGAATTATATAACATTAAGAATATTTTATTCCAGGAAAAAGGACTTTGTTTTACAGTTCACTACAGAAAATGTGAAGATCTGGAAGGAACGCACAGGAAAATTTTAGAAGCTATTAATGAAATGGAAGGTATTGAGAAATTTAAGATTACAGAAGGACGTAAAGTCGTGGAGATAAGACCTAAAATTGGTCATGACAAGGGCACGATACTTGAAAAGCTTATTTTTGAAAATGAGGTTGAAAAGATCATTTACTTAGGCGATGATGTAACTGATGTCGATGCATTTAACAAACTAAAGGAACTCAAAGAAAATGGTAAAGCCCATGGTATGGGAATAGTCGTAGTTTCGGAGGAAGTCCCTGAATTTGTTAAAGAAAATGCATCTTTTTACGTTAATGGAGTTGATGAGGTACAGAAGTTCTTTAACTGGCTTCTGGAAAATTAAATTATAATTAATTATTTCATTGTCCAATAAATATTCTGACTCTCCAACCTTCTTTTTTATGCACTAACTTTGCGCTTAGCGGAATAAAATGAGAATCAATAAGAAGCCGCAGGTATGTAGCAGATTGGGCAGGTAACTTCAGGGGGCTTTTTATTTTACGGTTTTCAGTACGTATCTGGCAGGCCAGTTTCTCCCTTTTATCAACAAATAAGGAGGCATCAATCCCCTCTTTTAAATCCTCGACTTCAAAACTTCTAAGGTGAAGCCCTGCCTCAACAGTATACTGAGGTTTCGGACCTCTTTTTCCTTTTCTAAACATTTCATGAGCATCTGAGGATTTAACTCCTTTTTCAACATTAGAAGATACAAACCATGCCCTTTCAATCACACTTTCTACAGTCTGATCTGGAGGAATAATTCCTTCTGCTTCATAATGTTTAATAAGATCAAATACCTCTTCACGTGTCACGTCCTGCTCAACTGAACTTATTGCAAGCCTTGTAAGAACTGGACCGTATCCTGCCATTCTCAGTGCCGCCCAAATCTGATCTTCGTTTCGGTATTGTCTACCTTTAATGATGGCCTCTGCTGCATCAGCATTTATATGGGCTATATTAAGCAGTTTTGACCTTGAATATTTATTAAGCCGTTTTGTAATGGTTTCAATGTCCCGTTTTCCGGGAATATTTCCTTTTTTTATCTCTTTTTGAAGGATCTTTACTGTGGAGTCAGGGAGGACTTCTTTTACATCTTCAGGTATTTCGAAGTTGTTCTCAATTATCTTTGCCCTGATTTCTCTGCCTGATATTTTACCGTCCATCTGCAGTTCAGGAATTATGTGGAACTTCATTTTCCGTTTGTATTTTTTGTAGAGGAAATCATTCACTGCAAACCATCTTATTACGTTACGGTTTGGGAGGCTCCGTGGAATACCGCTGAATATACCTCGTTTTGCAAATGATGCTGCATATTTCTGGATTTTACTGGTTGAAACATTGGCTGCATCAACGTAGTCCACAACACCATCTTCAATCATCATCGCTATCCTGATTGGAACGGTATATGCAAGAGTCAGCCTGTGGTGAAGCCCTTCAATGGGTACAACTCTATCAGCACCTGCTTTAAGTGCCATTTCGCGTCTTGCTTCGTAACTTGCAAAAAATGGGGCATGGTTAGCGCTGTAACCTTTATTTAAATAAATTACAACTTCATCTCCTGTTTTCTCTGCAATGTCTCTTCCTTTTTCTATGAGTTTAGCGTGTCCGTTATGTACTGGGTCAAAATCAGCGCTTATTCCAATCATGTTTTATTTCCTTTTTATTCATAATTAATGCTTTATTGAATGATTTAAAACTTGACTTTATATTATAATTATATTGAGATATGTAGTTGATTTATAATATTAATTACTTTTATGTTTAGTTAATAGATTCAAAATTAGATTCCAATAACTCAAATTATGATGGGAAAATGCACTGTAATCTCTAATTTTATAATTTCTTATGAAACTTAATTAAAAATAAAACAGTAATTGACTTTAAAAGGATGATTTTAGCACATAGTTACGTTATTCAATGTTTCAATAAATCTTAAATCCAAAATAACCAGTAAAAAGTGGGAATAATCCAAAATTAAAATTTAATTCTAAACTTTTTTAGGTTTAAGATGGTGTAAAGGCAAGTATAAGAAATATAATTACTAAATAAAGAAGGAAACCAGTCCCATTGGATAGTGATATCCAATGTAAATCCAGTTAAAAATAATTATTAATTGCTCATGTCCATGATCCTGTGCATGAGTTACACTTCATGTTAAATTGTAGTTTTAATTGATTAAATGTGACTTACCTTAAAAAATATAGCTTAACCAGTAACACACGAAAAGCAATATTATTTGCACAACCTTCGGGGCATGAGCATATTAAATAAACTATTGCTATCTTTAGTTTTGATATTATATTAAACCTCAATACTGCAGCATTTTTTCAATGTTTTTGCTTGAAACTACTTAATAAGTAAAAAGGTTAATTATTCAAATTAACCAATTAAGTTAACATTAGTTTTGTTTACAAGTTTAGCTCCTATATAGTACCCGCTGTTATCTTTGTATCGATTTATTTCAAAAATTGCTTTTGTGGGTTCTTTATCTGGAACTTTGGCTACAATACTGACGTTGTGGGTACCCAATGCAATATTGGTAAGATTATATGAAAATTTGCCCATGTTACTGGGAGTAACACTATGATTATCAATAGTAACGGTGGCTCCTGGCTCTGTAACTCCATTAAAAGTTAATGTATTCATGTATATGCCGCTAGCATTACTAGGGGTAACATTTAAATCTGTATATGTTGGTAATGATGTGCCAATTACTATAACTGCTATGACGCCCAATACTATGATACTAAAAAATATTATCAAAATTTTAGCTGTTAAAGTTTGCCGTTTCCAGTATCTTTTTTTTTCATCTCCTTCTTTAGGAGTATCTGACATTTGATTCCCCCCTTAAATATCTTATATTTTAGAAGATAGAATTATATTATCAATTATTCATCTTCATTTATCAGATTAAATAAAATGTTTTTAAGAGGACGATAATATCAGTTACTATTACAATCAAATAGAAATAATTATATCGACATTATAAAGATAATTAAATATTTTTCATTCATAGTGAATGTAATGTTTATATACACATTAAATTCATTTAAATAGTGAGGATGCTTGTTTATGAGTTTTAAAGAACCGACTTCAACCCAGGTATTTTTTACAGTTGCAATAGGACACACCTTTGGCAGTTTCTTTTGGAAAAATTACGTTAAAAGCCTCAATTTAAATGGAAATGAAAGAATTTTAGAATATGGTTCAGGATCGGGTGCTCTTTCAAGGCACATAGCTCCAATTCTCTTAAAAAGTGGGGGGAGTTTAACCTGTGTGGATATATCTCAAAAATGGATGGGCACTATCCAAAAAAGAATGGATAAGTATCCTAATGTAGAATTCAAATTAGGAACAATCTTTGACTTAGATATTCTGGATAATTCTTATGATGCAGTTGTAATCCATTATGTTCTGCATGATATCGATTCTAATTTAAGAGAAGAAATTGTGATGGCTTTAAGCAGGAAATTAAAAAAAGGTGGAAAAGTTTATATCAGGGAGCCTTTAGCAGATAATCATGGAATGCCCGCCGCTGAAATTAGAGAATTAATGGTAAAAGCAGGATTAAATGAAATTGATTTTGAGATAAATAATGTAAGGCTTGTTGGGAAGAGTACTGAGGCTGTATTTCAAAAATAATTGGTACTTTAAATCCATTTAAGCTATTACTTATAATTATTAAATATTTTTTGTTATTTTTAAAATAGGAGTATAAATTTTCGTTATTTTTAATTTAAATGTTAATTGGGTATTTTTGAATAATTTGCAATTTACAGGGGCTATTGGGAGATAATTTTAATAAGTAATAATTAGTAATAAAAACATATTATGAATGATTGTTATGAGGAGTGTTGAAATGTTAGATAAACTGCTAGGTAAAATTAAAGAGGATAATAAGAAGAATCCAGATGTTGAAAAATATTTTGGTAAAGGTAAGGAGTATGTGGAAAATCAGAACTTTCAACCAGCTATAGAATCTTTTAAAAGATGTATTGAAGAAGATCCAGAAGAAGCTAAAGCATATGTTGGTTTATGTATTGCCTATTCTGGTGTAATGGATTTAGGCACTGCCCGTGAATACTACGAAAAACTTAAAGATCTCGATCCATTTCTTGCAGCACAGTTTGCAAATACTCCAACGGGTTCATTGTTAACTGAAGATGAAGATACTTCAGTTTAACTTAATTTGATTATTTTTTAATTTTATAATTAAATTGGTTATGCTCCCAAGTAATGAGAATAAGAATGAAACAGGTGACAGTTGGATATTTGTGTATTTTTCAAAAACCGGATTGAATATCGCCATTAATTAAATATTTTAATGCGTGTATATCTAGTTTACACTTTTTTGGCATATGTGATGTGTGAGTAAAAATATTGTTATAATTCTATTTTTTACAGTTAAAAACTCGTTTAATTATTATTTTCAATCTTAATAATTTTTAATATAAAAATATTATTATTTAAAAAACCAATATTTATAATCAAATGTATTAGTTGCGGAAGGTGTTTATAAAATGGGATATACCGTAGGAAGCTATCTTGCAAAACGTTTTGAACAAATGGGAATTGAGCATAATTTTATTGTTCCGGGTGATTTCAATCTTGTTCTGCTGGATGAGCTTCTAAAAAATAAGAATTTAGAACAGGTAGGTTGTTGTAATGAGTTGGATGCAGCTTATGCCGCTGAAGGATATGCAAGGGCAAAGGGTGCAGGTGCAGTAATTATTACATTTAATGTTGGTGCATTTTCTGCTATTAATGGTATTGCAGGTGCTTATGCCGAGCGCTTACCTGTAATATTTGTTTCTGGAAGCTACAATACAAATGATCCAAATGCAGGTCACATTCCACATCACAGTTTAGGTATTCAAGATTTGAATTATCAATGTGAAATGATCAGTAAAGTGACATGTGATGCAGTACAAATTACTCATGAGAAAGATGCTCCTTATTTAATAGATAGGGTCATACTGAATGCATTAAGCAGCCGTTTACCAGGATATATCGAGATCCCATGCAATATAGCAGATGCTCCGTGCCCTGATCCAACACCATTTGAAACACTATTTAAACCTCCTGCCAGTGATCTAAAGGTACTTGAAGCAGCAGTTAATTCTGCTGCTGAGGCAATAAATAGTGCAAATAAGCCAATTCTTCTTGCGGGGCCAAATCTAAGATCATATAGTGCAATCAATGCATTTAGGGAACTAGCAGAAGCAGTGGGTTGTGCAGTTGCGGTTCAACCAAGTGCAAAGAGTTTTTTCCCTGAAAATCACCCCCAATTTATTGGTATCTACTGGGGTTCAGTAAGCAGCCCTGGCTGCGAAGAGATTTTAGACTGGGCAGATTTGATTATTGCTGCAGGTGCAGTATACACTGATTACTCTACCGTTGGGTGGACTGCACAGCCGCCGGATGGAAAAACAATTAATATTGAACCAAATAGGGTACGTTCTCCTAATTTTGATCATAATGGACTAAATTTACATGATTTTCTTTATGCCCTTGCTAAACAGGTTAAGAAAAACGATTTTTCATTAATAAAATTTAATAAAACTCGACGTGATCAAAAACCAATTAAAACTGCTAATCCAAAGGAACCTCTGACACGTATGGAAATGATAAGGCAAATCCAGAATTTACTCAGCCAAAAAACAACATTATTTGTTGAAAGCGGAGATTCATGGTTCAACGGAATGTTCATGGAGCTACCAGAAAAGGCAAACTTTGAAATTGAAATGCAGTGGGGGTCCATTGGATGGTCTGTGCCGTCTACATTTGGTTATGCTTTAGCAGTAGAACCAGATCAACAGGTGTTGTCTTTAATTGGGGATGGTTCATTCCAGTTTACTGCACAGGAAGTTGCTAATATGATCCGCTATGAACTTGACAATGTGATTCTTTTTGTAGTTAATAATCGTGGTTACGTTGTTGAATCTGAAATTCATGAGGGCCCATACAATTATTTCAAAAATTG
This genomic window from Methanobacterium veterum contains:
- the otsB gene encoding trehalose-phosphatase encodes the protein MPKYLFDYLNEFEDFKKDEKTAVITDIDGTISKIVLDPYEATITQIMRATLEKLVGKFQLVGIITGRNVKNAKEMLEVDGLLYIGSHGLEYLKDDEIHIEPEVEEYLPIIQKIAQNIQTEEELYNIKNILFQEKGLCFTVHYRKCEDLEGTHRKILEAINEMEGIEKFKITEGRKVVEIRPKIGHDKGTILEKLIFENEVEKIIYLGDDVTDVDAFNKLKELKENGKAHGMGIVVVSEEVPEFVKENASFYVNGVDEVQKFFNWLLEN
- a CDS encoding class I SAM-dependent methyltransferase, translated to MSFKEPTSTQVFFTVAIGHTFGSFFWKNYVKSLNLNGNERILEYGSGSGALSRHIAPILLKSGGSLTCVDISQKWMGTIQKRMDKYPNVEFKLGTIFDLDILDNSYDAVVIHYVLHDIDSNLREEIVMALSRKLKKGGKVYIREPLADNHGMPAAEIRELMVKAGLNEIDFEINNVRLVGKSTEAVFQK
- a CDS encoding alpha-keto acid decarboxylase family protein, with the translated sequence MGYTVGSYLAKRFEQMGIEHNFIVPGDFNLVLLDELLKNKNLEQVGCCNELDAAYAAEGYARAKGAGAVIITFNVGAFSAINGIAGAYAERLPVIFVSGSYNTNDPNAGHIPHHSLGIQDLNYQCEMISKVTCDAVQITHEKDAPYLIDRVILNALSSRLPGYIEIPCNIADAPCPDPTPFETLFKPPASDLKVLEAAVNSAAEAINSANKPILLAGPNLRSYSAINAFRELAEAVGCAVAVQPSAKSFFPENHPQFIGIYWGSVSSPGCEEILDWADLIIAAGAVYTDYSTVGWTAQPPDGKTINIEPNRVRSPNFDHNGLNLHDFLYALAKQVKKNDFSLIKFNKTRRDQKPIKTANPKEPLTRMEMIRQIQNLLSQKTTLFVESGDSWFNGMFMELPEKANFEIEMQWGSIGWSVPSTFGYALAVEPDQQVLSLIGDGSFQFTAQEVANMIRYELDNVILFVVNNRGYVVESEIHEGPYNYFKNWDYAGLIDVLNADDGNGLGLTAGTGGELAEAIKKAKAHKGGSVLIECQIEHEDCSRELLEWGTKVGIANQRPPMH
- a CDS encoding tetratricopeptide repeat protein, which produces MLDKLLGKIKEDNKKNPDVEKYFGKGKEYVENQNFQPAIESFKRCIEEDPEEAKAYVGLCIAYSGVMDLGTAREYYEKLKDLDPFLAAQFANTPTGSLLTEDEDTSV
- a CDS encoding nucleotidyl transferase family protein, whose translation is MIGISADFDPVHNGHAKLIEKGRDIAEKTGDEVVIYLNKGYSANHAPFFASYEARREMALKAGADRVVPIEGLHHRLTLAYTVPIRIAMMIEDGVVDYVDAANVSTSKIQKYAASFAKRGIFSGIPRSLPNRNVIRWFAVNDFLYKKYKRKMKFHIIPELQMDGKISGREIRAKIIENNFEIPEDVKEVLPDSTVKILQKEIKKGNIPGKRDIETITKRLNKYSRSKLLNIAHINADAAEAIIKGRQYRNEDQIWAALRMAGYGPVLTRLAISSVEQDVTREEVFDLIKHYEAEGIIPPDQTVESVIERAWFVSSNVEKGVKSSDAHEMFRKGKRGPKPQYTVEAGLHLRSFEVEDLKEGIDASLFVDKREKLACQIRTENRKIKSPLKLPAQSATYLRLLIDSHFIPLSAKLVHKKEGWRVRIFIGQ
- the rnc gene encoding ribonuclease III, with product MQLLEKFSIEPVNTSLYELAFLHESYSNENGIDECYERLEFLGDAVLEIAVSEFLYNMDSNLTEGELTSLRSNYVCKKALHVYSMELGLDQYIKLGAGQELTRREVDSIISDVFESFIGALYLDLGLDTVKEFLSKTVIPHIKNKDIFFCDYKSKLKQLCDQSGVDVVYELILEEGEPHDKTFGMAAVINGKNYGTGTGGSKKEAQQNAAKIALDNL
- a CDS encoding ATP-binding protein, with product MNLSNEISENALMLETIFDHTHFMIAYLDKNFNFIGVNKAYAKKSNKTPDFFVGKNHFDLYPHKGNEKIFKNVVESGKPYFAYSMPLEHPELGITYWDWVIKPVEDDNEVTGILLSLTDVTDYKRNEDTISENQRDFLDKLVENRAQDLLSKQKESENSILEIEDLTQQINELKKTNQELKEIISKYETSESEESVGKQVNEILEKQVAAEELLNIKNLEAKKKDQKIAELEKINDKFKEIISKYEDSKIENEKFIKNLIETHAKELETTKNENTSNLNDEIIDNVSDAVIVVDGKLRVKMWNDAAKNIYGWKEDEVIGKVVYNVFKSKESPIERLKDLEYLRTNEYLNSEYIHYSKDGSPLNIKSTIIAKRDNNGPSIEYVLINRDISELKNAAEIVATSNSEIENLNQKVIELEKSNDESKEILLKYENSEKLFEKRVNEVLRKQKESKELLDAKKLRVEELNQKIINLENTNEEFSIYISKLEDSVESQKDIYEKQLKKLTADLNRSNEEFQQFAYVTSHDLQEPLRTIASFTQLLAKRYKNKIDEDSDEFMDYIVDASTRMQEMIKDLLQYSRVVSRGKVFKPTNTEEIIEYTASSLKTLIEDNDAEITYDKLPKVNADSGQLLRLFQNLVENSIKFRQFAVQPKIHISCQGNEDEYVFSVADNGIGIEEEHFNRIFTIFQRLHTKEEYEGSGIGLPVAKRIVERHSGRIWVESEPGVGSTFYFTLPVDSLSS